Proteins encoded by one window of Cylindrospermum stagnale PCC 7417:
- a CDS encoding beta-propeller domain-containing protein, protein MNNISAWLAEKSPEERKHFLGEVPRLCIEGREFDKLCRLLADFDFIEAKINHPQFGVQALIEDYDLIDKAELLTYLEYAEPVKALKLIQGALRLSAHILNQDKKQLAGQLSGRLLHFYAPEIKGLMQQMAAIKNIGLRCLTGSLIPPGGPLIRTLTGDSDSGSGGFAIAITPDSKSVIFASDDKTIKVWDLPSQTERFTLTRDSSCGSATTITPDGKSVLFGGDDNTIKVWDFQTGAEKFTLTGHDDLVNAIASSGRFAIAITPDGKSVISASWDSTIKVWDWETGSEKFTLNGHRNWVKAIAITPDGQSVISSSGDEKIKVWDWETGKETFTLTGHIDSVNAIAITPDGQSVISGSDDKTIKVWNLQTGTEEFTLTGHHNSVNAIAITPDGKSVISGSGDNTIKAWNLQTGTEEFTLTGHHNSVNAIAITPDGQSVISGSDDKTIKVWDLHSQTEKFTLTGHSGSVKAIAITPDGQSVISGSDDDTIKIWDFHSRSETFTLTGHSNWLNAIAVTPDGKSVISGSGDNTIKAWNLQTGTEKFTIPGKHYANKNLRNLVKAIAITPDGKSVISGSDDNTIKVWDLQTGTETFTLTGHHNSVNAIAITPDGQSVISGSDDKTIKVWNLHSRSEKFTLTGHHNSVNAIAVTPDGQSVISGSDDKTIKVWDLHSRSEKFTLTGHSRSVHRIIVTPDSKYVISNSYDEMRIWDLHSCSETFTLTGHCDSINAIAITPDGQSVITGSDDKTIKVWDLHSRTEKFTLTGHRDLVNGIAVTPDGKSVISGSADDTIKVWDLHSRSEKFTLTGHCDSVNAIAVTPDGESVISGSECYTINNTIKFWDLHSRSEAFTLTEVHFSPVMAIIVTPDGRLMISASADETIKVWDLHSCSETLTLTGHSDSVNAIAVTPDGQSVISVSNDETIKVWDLHSCSEKFTLTGHSNWLNAIAITPDGQSVISGSANNTIKVWNLYSRSEIATFTGESSITCCAVAPDGVTIVVGEESGRLHFLSLEGIET, encoded by the coding sequence GTGAATAATATTAGCGCCTGGTTAGCTGAAAAGTCACCGGAGGAAAGAAAACACTTTTTAGGTGAAGTTCCCCGGTTGTGCATAGAAGGTAGAGAATTTGACAAATTATGCCGTTTGTTAGCTGATTTTGACTTTATTGAAGCTAAAATTAATCACCCTCAATTTGGTGTACAGGCGCTAATTGAAGATTACGATTTAATTGATAAAGCAGAATTATTAACTTATTTAGAATATGCTGAACCAGTGAAAGCATTAAAATTAATTCAAGGCGCTTTGCGGCTGTCAGCACATATTTTAAATCAGGATAAAAAACAATTAGCTGGACAATTATCAGGGCGATTGCTGCATTTTTACGCACCGGAAATTAAGGGATTAATGCAACAAATGGCAGCGATCAAAAACATTGGTTTACGTTGTTTAACAGGTAGCTTAATTCCACCAGGTGGGCCATTAATTCGCACCCTGACAGGTGATAGTGACTCGGGAAGCGGGGGTTTCGCCATCGCCATTACCCCCGATAGTAAATCTGTGATTTTTGCTAGCGATGACAAAACAATCAAAGTCTGGGATTTGCCCTCCCAAACAGAAAGGTTCACCCTGACACGTGATAGTAGCTGTGGAAGTGCAACCACCATCACCCCCGATGGTAAATCTGTGCTTTTTGGTGGCGATGACAACACAATCAAAGTCTGGGATTTTCAGACAGGAGCAGAAAAGTTCACCTTGACAGGTCATGATGACTTGGTAAATGCGATCGCTTCCAGCGGGCGTTTCGCCATCGCCATCACCCCCGATGGTAAATCTGTGATTTCTGCTTCCTGGGACAGCACAATCAAAGTCTGGGATTGGGAAACAGGTTCAGAAAAATTCACCCTGAACGGTCATCGCAACTGGGTAAAAGCGATCGCCATCACCCCCGATGGTCAGTCGGTGATTTCTAGTTCCGGTGACGAGAAAATCAAAGTCTGGGATTGGGAAACAGGAAAGGAAACCTTCACCCTGACAGGTCATATTGACTCGGTAAATGCCATCGCCATTACCCCCGATGGTCAGTCGGTAATTTCTGGTTCCGATGACAAGACAATCAAAGTCTGGAATTTGCAGACAGGAACCGAAGAATTTACCCTGACAGGTCATCATAACTCGGTAAATGCGATTGCTATTACCCCCGATGGTAAATCTGTGATTTCTGGTTCCGGTGACAACACAATCAAAGCCTGGAATTTGCAGACAGGAACCGAAGAATTTACCCTGACAGGTCATCATAACTCGGTAAATGCGATTGCTATTACCCCCGATGGTCAGTCGGTAATTTCTGGTTCCGATGACAAGACAATCAAAGTCTGGGATTTGCACTCCCAAACGGAAAAGTTCACCTTGACAGGTCATAGTGGCTCGGTGAAAGCGATCGCTATAACCCCCGATGGTCAGTCGGTGATTTCTGGTTCCGATGACGACACAATCAAAATTTGGGATTTTCACTCCCGTTCAGAAACGTTCACCCTGACAGGTCATAGTAACTGGCTAAATGCCATCGCCGTTACCCCAGATGGTAAATCTGTGATTTCTGGTTCCGGTGACAACACAATCAAAGCCTGGAATTTGCAGACAGGAACCGAAAAATTCACCATTCCTGGGAAACACTACGCAAACAAAAATCTTCGCAACTTGGTAAAAGCGATCGCCATTACCCCCGATGGTAAATCTGTGATTTCCGGTTCCGATGACAACACAATCAAAGTCTGGGATTTACAGACAGGAACCGAAACGTTTACCCTGACAGGTCATCATAACTCGGTAAATGCGATCGCCATCACCCCAGATGGTCAGTCGGTAATTTCTGGTTCCGATGACAAGACAATCAAAGTCTGGAATTTGCACTCCCGTTCAGAAAAATTCACCCTGACAGGTCATCATAACTCGGTAAATGCCATCGCCGTTACCCCCGATGGTCAGTCGGTAATCTCTGGTTCCGATGACAAGACAATCAAAGTCTGGGATTTGCACTCCCGTTCAGAAAAATTCACCCTGACAGGTCATAGTCGCTCGGTACATAGGATCATCGTTACCCCCGATAGTAAATATGTGATTTCTAATTCCTATGACGAAATGAGAATCTGGGATTTGCACTCCTGTTCAGAAACGTTCACACTGACGGGTCATTGTGACTCGATAAATGCGATCGCCATTACCCCCGATGGTCAATCAGTGATTACTGGTTCCGATGACAAGACAATCAAGGTCTGGGATTTGCATTCCCGAACAGAAAAATTCACCCTGACAGGTCATCGTGACTTGGTAAATGGGATCGCTGTTACCCCCGATGGTAAATCTGTGATTTCTGGTTCCGCTGACGACACAATCAAAGTCTGGGATTTGCACTCCCGTTCAGAAAAATTCACCCTGACGGGTCATTGTGACTCGGTAAATGCGATCGCCGTTACTCCCGATGGTGAGTCGGTGATTTCTGGTTCTGAATGCTACACAATTAACAACACAATCAAATTCTGGGATTTGCACTCCCGTTCAGAAGCGTTCACCCTGACAGAAGTTCATTTTAGCCCGGTAATGGCGATCATCGTTACCCCCGATGGTCGGTTGATGATTTCTGCTTCTGCTGACGAGACAATCAAAGTCTGGGATTTGCACTCCTGTTCAGAAACGTTGACACTAACGGGTCATAGTGACTCGGTAAATGCCATCGCCGTTACCCCCGATGGTCAGTCGGTGATTTCTGTTTCCAATGACGAGACAATCAAAGTCTGGGATTTGCACTCTTGTTCAGAAAAATTCACCCTGACTGGTCATAGTAACTGGCTAAATGCGATCGCCATAACCCCCGATGGTCAGTCTGTGATTTCTGGTTCTGCTAACAACACAATCAAAGTCTGGAATTTGTACTCCCGTTCAGAAATAGCTACTTTCACAGGAGAAAGTTCCATAACCTGCTGTGCTGTCGCGCCTGATGGTGTCACAATCGTAGTCGGCGAAGAATCGGGACGCTTGCATTTTCTCAGTCTGGAAGGAATAGAGACGTAA
- a CDS encoding GFA family protein, producing the protein MTTDFNKKVIYEGGCHCGVVRFRVVVDNHKVDDCNCSICWKKGFLHLIVPKEQFTLLQGEDELTTYKFNTGVAQHKFCRICGMHPFYIPRSHPDGVDVNVRCLDGDVIGNFEIVPFDGANWEDNIHKLVD; encoded by the coding sequence ATGACAACAGATTTTAATAAAAAAGTCATTTATGAAGGTGGATGTCACTGTGGTGTGGTGCGCTTTCGGGTAGTGGTTGATAACCACAAAGTAGATGATTGCAATTGTTCAATTTGTTGGAAAAAGGGTTTTTTGCATTTAATTGTGCCGAAAGAGCAGTTTACTTTGCTGCAAGGTGAAGATGAGTTGACAACTTATAAATTTAATACGGGAGTTGCACAGCATAAGTTTTGCCGCATTTGTGGAATGCATCCTTTTTATATTCCCCGCAGTCATCCCGATGGTGTTGATGTGAATGTGCGGTGTTTAGATGGAGATGTAATTGGGAATTTTGAAATTGTGCCTTTTGATGGCGCGAATTGGGAGGACAATATTCACAAATTGGTTGATTAG
- a CDS encoding DUF3386 domain-containing protein: protein MTVTTISAQELFRAAYENRYTWDKNFPGYTADVTYKQDGQVITGKVIIDGNLKAEVLDIEDEQAKKAIHNQAWEIAIHRVRRAFEDTHSANTFRYGTTDETGAVEILMGGKAEGDKYKVRNNEVCHVHRLIHGTYVTIDTFSSHDTGAGYLSHSYDSVYHDPKTGAQKGGRSEFVDEYEKVGEYSILNRREIRTEIEGKVSVQEFIFSNIQLLAPVAA, encoded by the coding sequence ATGACAGTTACAACAATCTCTGCCCAAGAACTTTTCCGGGCTGCTTATGAAAACCGCTACACTTGGGATAAGAACTTCCCCGGTTACACCGCAGATGTCACATATAAGCAGGACGGGCAAGTTATTACAGGCAAAGTTATTATTGATGGCAATCTCAAAGCAGAAGTTTTAGATATAGAAGACGAGCAAGCTAAAAAAGCAATTCATAACCAAGCTTGGGAAATCGCTATCCACCGCGTCCGTCGCGCCTTTGAAGACACCCACAGCGCCAACACCTTTAGATATGGTACCACTGATGAAACTGGTGCAGTGGAGATTTTGATGGGTGGTAAGGCTGAGGGTGATAAATACAAAGTTCGCAATAATGAAGTGTGTCACGTTCACCGTTTAATTCACGGTACTTACGTCACAATTGACACCTTTAGCAGTCATGACACAGGAGCAGGATATCTGTCTCACTCCTATGACTCTGTATATCATGACCCCAAAACCGGGGCACAAAAGGGCGGTAGAAGCGAGTTTGTTGACGAATACGAAAAAGTTGGTGAGTATTCTATTCTCAATCGTCGGGAGATTCGCACGGAGATAGAAGGAAAAGTTTCAGTTCAAGAATTTATTTTCTCGAATATCCAGTTATTAGCACCTGTTGCGGCTTAA
- a CDS encoding LuxR C-terminal-related transcriptional regulator, with protein MANSLHAVFHAIANVRNEQELKLALKDIISEHFGVQHWGIYLLDDDSTAKIEVQGIPAVCLESNPVGRYVVERHAPTHEQLLLSPGDWKDICSRSDHEHVMTGPIVCDGRLVGTVNFARDKGNPAFNGNDLADLSALCIHLSAKLATLRTKPKTFESSASCPLTPRELQIAELVAQGLTNAEIAARLWISQSAVKQALKRMFRKLEVSSRAEMVAKLQNLAA; from the coding sequence ATGGCTAATTCTCTCCACGCCGTTTTTCATGCGATCGCTAATGTCCGAAATGAGCAAGAATTAAAACTAGCTCTCAAGGATATAATTAGCGAGCATTTTGGCGTACAACATTGGGGCATCTATCTCCTAGATGACGACTCAACCGCTAAAATTGAAGTTCAGGGCATTCCCGCTGTCTGCTTAGAGAGCAACCCCGTGGGGCGCTATGTAGTTGAGCGTCACGCACCTACCCATGAGCAATTGTTATTATCCCCAGGTGACTGGAAAGATATTTGTTCACGTTCCGACCATGAACACGTCATGACTGGGCCAATTGTCTGTGATGGTCGTTTGGTGGGAACGGTAAATTTTGCCCGCGATAAAGGAAATCCCGCCTTTAATGGCAACGATTTAGCTGATTTGAGTGCTTTGTGCATTCATTTATCAGCTAAACTCGCCACCCTGCGGACAAAACCAAAAACATTTGAGTCTTCTGCAAGCTGTCCCCTAACACCACGGGAGTTACAAATTGCTGAATTAGTCGCACAGGGGTTAACGAATGCCGAAATAGCTGCCAGACTATGGATTAGTCAAAGTGCTGTGAAGCAAGCCTTAAAAAGGATGTTCCGCAAGCTAGAGGTTTCATCTCGTGCAGAAATGGTGGCAAAATTGCAAAATCTTGCCGCCTAA
- a CDS encoding R3H domain-containing nucleic acid-binding protein has protein sequence MTITEDLQKLLDILPQDLRHVLENHPKRDILVEVVLDLGRRPEARFPQQAEYLSETPVTQEQIDDCIQRVGIFGGDNRAGIEQTLHRISAIRNRTGKIIGLTCRVGRAVFGTIGMIRDLVETGKSILMLGRPGVGKTTALREIARVLADDLHKRVVIIDTSNEIAGDGDVAHPAIGRARRMQVAHPDQQHQVMIEAVENHMPEVIIIDEIGTELEALAARTIAERGVQLVGTAHGNQIENLIKNPTLCDLVGGIQAVTLGDDEARRRGSQKTVLERKAPPTFEIAVEMLERQRWVVHESVADTVDNLLRGRQPSPQTRTVDEQGKVAITRQLAVVNGRGGQLAGGEESFPPVRQPNGWRSSGQMVALPALPLERERVTGRSEFDRLLDESFNHSDSFDYHASKHAGPNGEDLPLHIYPYGVSRHQLEQVINVLTLPVALTKDIDSADAILALRSHIKNHAKLRQMAKARQVPIHVIKSSTIPQITRGLRRLLNMDDPETADDRELQLFLHSGSDDEMDALEEARLAVEQIVIPKGQPVELLPRSSQVRKMQHELVEHYRLKSDSFGEEPNRRLRIYPA, from the coding sequence ATGACGATTACAGAAGATCTCCAAAAGTTGTTAGACATTTTGCCCCAGGATCTGCGACACGTACTAGAGAATCATCCCAAACGAGATATTTTAGTTGAAGTAGTCTTAGATCTGGGCCGTCGCCCAGAAGCTCGCTTTCCCCAGCAAGCTGAGTATCTGAGCGAAACACCTGTAACTCAAGAACAAATAGATGATTGCATTCAGCGCGTCGGAATTTTTGGCGGAGATAATCGGGCAGGAATTGAGCAAACTTTGCATCGGATTAGCGCCATCCGCAACCGCACAGGCAAGATTATTGGCTTAACTTGTCGCGTCGGTCGGGCGGTATTCGGCACAATTGGCATGATCCGCGATTTGGTAGAAACTGGTAAATCGATTCTCATGCTGGGGCGTCCGGGCGTTGGCAAAACTACCGCCTTAAGGGAAATTGCCCGTGTGTTAGCGGATGATCTGCATAAGCGGGTGGTAATTATCGACACCTCCAACGAAATCGCCGGAGATGGTGATGTTGCCCACCCCGCCATTGGTCGCGCCAGAAGGATGCAAGTAGCTCATCCAGACCAACAGCATCAGGTGATGATTGAGGCAGTGGAAAACCATATGCCAGAAGTCATTATAATTGATGAAATTGGTACAGAACTGGAAGCTTTAGCAGCTCGTACCATTGCCGAACGCGGTGTGCAATTGGTAGGTACTGCCCACGGGAACCAGATTGAGAACCTGATCAAAAACCCGACTCTCTGTGATTTGGTTGGGGGCATTCAGGCTGTGACCCTTGGAGATGACGAGGCTAGAAGACGGGGATCTCAAAAGACCGTTTTGGAACGCAAAGCCCCTCCCACTTTCGAGATTGCTGTGGAAATGTTGGAGAGGCAGCGCTGGGTAGTCCACGAAAGCGTTGCTGACACGGTTGATAATCTGTTGCGGGGGCGTCAACCTAGCCCACAAACAAGAACAGTTGATGAGCAAGGCAAAGTTGCAATTACACGGCAGTTAGCTGTGGTTAACGGTCGCGGTGGACAGCTAGCAGGTGGAGAGGAATCTTTCCCACCGGTGCGACAGCCTAATGGTTGGCGTTCATCTGGGCAGATGGTAGCATTACCAGCATTGCCCCTAGAACGGGAGCGGGTGACTGGACGCAGTGAATTTGACCGCTTGTTGGATGAATCTTTTAATCATTCTGACAGCTTTGATTACCATGCCAGCAAACATGCGGGGCCAAATGGCGAGGATTTGCCGTTGCATATTTACCCTTATGGGGTTAGCCGTCACCAATTGGAGCAGGTAATCAATGTGCTAACTTTGCCGGTAGCGCTGACAAAGGATATTGATAGTGCTGATGCTATTTTGGCATTGCGATCGCACATCAAAAATCATGCCAAGCTGCGGCAAATGGCTAAAGCGCGTCAAGTACCCATCCACGTCATCAAGTCCAGCACTATTCCTCAGATAACTCGTGGCTTGCGGCGCTTGCTGAACATGGATGACCCAGAAACCGCCGATGACCGAGAACTGCAACTGTTTTTGCACAGTGGCAGCGATGACGAAATGGACGCCCTAGAAGAAGCAAGGCTTGCTGTAGAGCAAATTGTCATTCCCAAAGGTCAGCCAGTTGAGTTATTGCCCCGTTCTTCCCAAGTCCGCAAAATGCAGCATGAGTTGGTAGAACATTATCGACTCAAATCTGACAGTTTTGGCGAAGAACCAAATCGCCGCTTAAGAATTTATCCGGCGTAA
- a CDS encoding alpha/beta fold hydrolase → MLQFKPPGFGHKVINTSLGAMVYYTQTAAPWIIANTEELPPLLFLHNFGGGASAYEWSKVYPAFASRYRILAPDLIGWGESAHPVRDYEIRDYLSAIAEFITQTCHKPVAVIASSLTAAFTIRLAITQPELFQALFLVSPSGFDDFGQGAGRRLPVSVINTPLLDSLIYALGAENEFAVRNFLQSFLFAKPERVTQEMVDAYLTSAQQPNAKFAALAFLRGDLYFDLSLYIQQLRIPTVIFWGEKAQFTKINLGQRLANLNPDVIRDFYGIPNTGILPHLETPEVVIGLLQRYL, encoded by the coding sequence ATGCTTCAATTTAAACCTCCTGGCTTTGGGCATAAAGTCATCAATACATCTTTGGGGGCTATGGTTTACTATACCCAAACCGCTGCACCTTGGATAATTGCTAACACTGAAGAGTTGCCCCCGCTATTGTTCTTGCACAACTTTGGTGGGGGTGCGTCTGCTTATGAATGGTCTAAGGTTTACCCCGCATTTGCCTCTAGATACCGCATCTTAGCCCCCGATTTAATCGGTTGGGGAGAATCTGCTCATCCAGTGCGAGATTACGAAATTAGGGATTATCTGAGTGCGATCGCCGAATTTATTACCCAAACTTGCCACAAACCTGTCGCAGTCATAGCTTCATCCCTCACAGCAGCTTTTACCATCCGTCTGGCCATTACCCAACCTGAGTTATTTCAAGCACTGTTTCTCGTGTCTCCCTCTGGATTTGACGACTTCGGGCAAGGTGCTGGACGTAGACTACCAGTTTCTGTAATCAATACACCACTGTTAGACTCTTTAATTTATGCACTGGGTGCTGAAAATGAATTTGCGGTGCGGAATTTTTTGCAGAGTTTTCTGTTCGCTAAACCAGAACGAGTAACTCAGGAAATGGTGGATGCTTATTTAACCTCTGCACAGCAGCCTAATGCCAAGTTTGCCGCTTTGGCGTTTTTGCGGGGTGACCTTTATTTTGACTTGAGTTTATATATTCAACAATTGAGAATTCCCACTGTGATATTTTGGGGTGAAAAAGCACAATTTACTAAGATCAACCTAGGGCAACGCTTGGCAAATTTAAATCCAGATGTGATTCGAGATTTTTATGGTATTCCCAACACGGGAATACTACCCCATCTAGAAACTCCAGAAGTTGTAATTGGTTTATTACAACGCTATCTGTAG
- a CDS encoding CIA30 family protein, which yields MTDKNRSQWDLCRFIETLTYFEVIPLLNWVQQLIQGRPKDNENIPNGGRKVGVILVAGATGGVGKRVVRRLVEQGYKVRSLVRDIEKARTILGNDVDLVVADITKPETLTPIVMANIQAVVCCTAVRVQPVEGDTADRAKYNQGVKFYLPEIVGDTPENVEYQGVKNLVEAAAKYLPQADEKLIFDFTKPSDELKNIWGALDDVVMGGVSASNFQLLENSAVFAGNVSTANSGGFASVRTKNFTPSINLSGYQGVELRLKGDGQRYKIFLRTETTWDGVGFSYSFDTVANTWIDIRIPFSELVPVFRAKVVKDCPPIDTSKISSLQLMLSKFEYDGALNPKFTPGGFALEVEAIKAYDGEVSPQFVLVSSAGVTRPGRPGINLDEEPPAVRLNDQLGGILTWKFKGEDSLRSSGIPYTIIRPCALTEEAGGKEYIFEQGDNIRGKISREDIAELCVQALQQPTASNRTFEVKAGENSPNSIDWQKLFSQLHPDK from the coding sequence GTGACTGACAAAAATCGTTCTCAATGGGACTTATGCAGGTTCATCGAAACCCTTACCTACTTTGAGGTAATTCCTTTACTTAACTGGGTACAGCAGTTAATCCAAGGTCGTCCCAAGGATAATGAAAATATACCCAATGGAGGAAGAAAAGTGGGTGTAATCTTGGTAGCAGGTGCGACGGGTGGCGTCGGTAAACGTGTGGTGCGACGATTGGTAGAACAGGGGTATAAAGTGCGATCGCTAGTCCGCGACATCGAGAAAGCCAGAACAATCCTTGGTAATGACGTAGATTTGGTAGTTGCAGACATCACCAAACCCGAAACTTTAACCCCCATAGTTATGGCTAATATCCAAGCTGTGGTGTGTTGTACAGCAGTGCGCGTGCAACCAGTGGAGGGAGATACAGCAGATAGAGCCAAATATAATCAAGGCGTCAAATTTTACCTCCCAGAAATAGTTGGTGACACACCAGAAAATGTAGAATATCAAGGTGTAAAAAACTTAGTAGAAGCAGCAGCAAAATATCTACCCCAAGCAGACGAAAAATTGATATTTGATTTCACCAAACCATCAGATGAATTAAAAAATATCTGGGGTGCGCTGGATGATGTCGTGATGGGTGGCGTGAGTGCAAGTAATTTCCAACTACTAGAAAATTCAGCGGTGTTTGCTGGTAATGTCTCCACCGCCAACTCTGGGGGATTTGCTTCTGTGAGAACTAAGAATTTTACCCCATCTATTAACTTATCTGGTTATCAAGGTGTAGAATTGCGCCTCAAAGGTGACGGTCAGCGTTATAAAATATTTTTACGGACAGAAACAACTTGGGATGGTGTCGGTTTTAGCTATTCTTTCGACACTGTAGCTAATACCTGGATAGATATTCGCATTCCTTTTAGCGAATTGGTGCCGGTATTTCGGGCAAAAGTTGTTAAAGACTGTCCACCAATTGACACTAGCAAAATTAGCTCATTGCAATTGATGTTGAGCAAATTTGAATATGATGGCGCTTTAAATCCTAAATTTACTCCTGGTGGTTTCGCTTTGGAAGTGGAAGCAATTAAAGCTTATGACGGGGAAGTTTCACCACAGTTTGTCCTTGTTAGTTCTGCTGGGGTAACTCGTCCCGGAAGACCTGGGATTAATTTAGATGAAGAACCACCAGCGGTAAGATTAAATGACCAATTGGGAGGAATTTTAACTTGGAAATTCAAGGGTGAAGATAGTTTAAGATCAAGTGGAATTCCTTACACAATTATTCGACCTTGTGCTTTAACTGAAGAAGCAGGGGGCAAAGAATATATATTTGAACAAGGTGACAATATTCGGGGCAAAATTAGCCGTGAGGATATTGCCGAACTTTGCGTTCAAGCGCTACAACAACCAACAGCGAGTAACCGCACCTTTGAGGTGAAAGCAGGAGAAAATAGTCCTAATTCTATCGATTGGCAAAAGTTATTTTCTCAATTACACCCTGATAAATAA
- a CDS encoding DUF4383 domain-containing protein — protein sequence MQNVTAGQMAERYCALGIGIIFLILGIAGFIPALVSLPGASASYVPADVAPNAYAAGFGYIFGLFPTNFLHNLVRCAVGFLGIAAYNNTISTRLFNRGFAVAYAVLAIMGLLPFANSFFGLMPLFGNNVLINALAAIAAGYYGIIIPAKVMGVSVSQSS from the coding sequence ATGCAAAACGTCACCGCTGGTCAAATGGCAGAGCGTTACTGCGCTTTAGGAATTGGTATTATCTTTTTGATTCTGGGTATAGCTGGATTTATCCCCGCTTTAGTTTCATTACCAGGAGCAAGTGCGTCTTATGTACCAGCAGATGTAGCTCCCAATGCTTACGCGGCGGGATTTGGCTATATATTTGGGTTATTTCCTACCAACTTTTTGCATAACTTAGTACGCTGCGCTGTAGGGTTTTTGGGCATTGCTGCCTACAATAATACTATTAGCACCCGTTTATTTAATCGTGGTTTTGCCGTTGCTTATGCTGTACTGGCAATCATGGGATTATTGCCCTTTGCTAACAGCTTTTTTGGCTTAATGCCACTTTTTGGGAATAATGTGTTAATCAATGCTTTAGCGGCGATCGCAGCCGGTTACTATGGGATAATTATCCCAGCCAAAGTTATGGGTGTTAGTGTATCGCAAAGTTCTTGA
- a CDS encoding HugZ family protein, whose protein sequence is MSQLEKAQAEYETFIEEFASLVIGTVSEAGIPNASYAPFWMDDAKNIYIYVSGLSTHTKNIYANSHISVLFIEDEAKADQVFARRRLSFDCTATLIERETDKWNYIVDQFQGRFGQIVDILRGLSDFRIFQLTPSEGRFVIGFGAAYHISGENLNQLVQITGDKAG, encoded by the coding sequence ATGAGCCAACTAGAAAAAGCTCAAGCAGAGTATGAAACTTTTATTGAAGAATTTGCCAGCCTCGTCATTGGCACTGTGAGTGAAGCGGGAATCCCTAACGCTAGTTATGCTCCCTTCTGGATGGATGATGCCAAAAATATTTATATCTATGTTAGTGGTCTTTCGACCCATACCAAAAACATCTATGCTAATTCTCATATAAGTGTTCTATTTATCGAGGATGAGGCTAAGGCTGATCAAGTTTTTGCCCGTCGTCGTTTAAGCTTTGACTGTACAGCAACTTTGATCGAACGAGAAACTGACAAGTGGAATTATATTGTTGACCAATTTCAAGGGCGTTTTGGTCAGATCGTTGATATTTTACGCGGCTTGTCTGACTTTCGGATTTTCCAATTAACTCCAAGTGAAGGCCGTTTTGTCATCGGTTTCGGGGCAGCTTATCATATTAGTGGTGAGAACCTGAATCAACTTGTTCAGATCACAGGAGATAAAGCAGGATAA